ACAGATCACTTACATTTACCAAACTGTCTTAATTTCAGTTATAGTCAAAGTTCAGGTGCAATACATCTGTCACATATACATTTAATATaatgagagaaacaaaagctGCACATTCTGAGTTCCAGATGATGGCGTATAATCACAGGAAGGACTTTTCAAAACTGCTTGTTTGAGGGTTTATGCTGTTGAGATTCATTCATGAGGGGCTCCTGTTTTTTGAGACCCTTTGGACTCTGCCATGTTGCCAGGATCATTTTCCAATAGAATCCAAAGGAGAAGTTATCCAGAGGAAGAAACCTCTGGATGGTACGTTTTAAAGCTGAAATCCTGATGTTAGTAGTACCTGCTTTTATAGGCTGACAGAACATCTCaaaagaatatatttttttgtctaCCAATGTGTTTCTCAGACTAGTTTGTGCAGTTTTGTGActgtaatttgtatttgtttctgttgttactGCTCAGTAAATTTGTTTAAACAAGAATGTGAAGAAAACTAACACTAGCACTACAGTTCTTTTGTGTATTACATCCCAAAAGTAAATATTTAGGAAGACCCCTAGTTTGTTTCAGGCTGGGAACCTTTGTTGCATTAAGAAAACCGATGTATGGTTATATCCATAGAGCAGCAATAGTTTTTATGTGTTGTAAACAAAGCAATTTATTGTAATCTTCTGATGTAGATTTTTTAGGAAAACCTCTCTTGTCCttgcagtgtattttttttttttacctgcaaCAGACATTAtcagagctgctctgtttgAATTACATATTTTACACCACTAGAGTGACAGTTCAAGTTTCTACTGTGCACAGTGCTGAAGTTTAGGGCAAAAGTCCATGGCATAAAGCCACCAAGTGTAACActattgatttattatttatgcagTCCTCTGATAGTCTGTTGGGGCAAAAAGGAAAGAtatcaagaaaaacaagaaattaaTGAGGGCTGCTGAACTCCTGCCAGGAAAAGTATCAGTCCATTCAGAGTCAAAACATCATGGCATCCAGACCATCTTCCATGAACTTCTTGTAGATGGCCATGAACTTGGCAACGAAGGCCTCAAGGTGGTAGATAGCTTTGCTGCCCAGCTGCAGCCTGTGTTCGTAGTAAGCAGCCATGTGGGCCACCTCTGTCTTCAGCTGGCCATCGCAGTTATTCAGCAACTCTGTCACCAGTCCCTGTTAGAGGATAGGACAAGGAGGATTAGTACTCATTACCTTAGACCTTACTGCAAACTGTTTCAGCTCTTCGATGGGAGAGGATGTTTGGTAAATGGTACCTTCATAATGATCTCAGGAGGAATGCAGTGAGTGAGCAGCTCGTACAGCCTGGCTCGAACCTCCAACAACCTagaataaagacacagagatgTAAGTTTTACTAACTTTCTTTAGTGTAACAGGACCACCTAACCTTCTCCTCTCTGGCTCTTTGCCTCGCCTACCTCTGAGGGGTCTGCTGGCTGACAATGGCATTAGCTGTTTCTCTGAGGTACACCTCCCAGTCCGTCTCTGGGACTTCTTGGTCTGCTGAGAATGGATACCTGGAAAAGATTAACACAGGCTAAATATGAGCATACTTTTCGCTTACATTCCATACTAATCCACGGATAATGCTGCTGAAGAATGATAATAAGTTTTGTAACAACTTACTGCTGCACTCTGCAGGCCTCGCACATCAAAAGAGCTTTGCGGAGGTTACGACCAGACTTCTCACTGATTCGCTTGGCCAGCTCAGGCGGGAGGAGCAAACCTTCCtttttacagactgatgtcagAACGGTACAGACCTGGAAAACAGAGATGAGCAGGAAAAATGATGAATATGTCCCAATCACTTAGCTTGTGCAGAGATCTACTGTCAGATGATTGTTGATTACAATCTAAGCCCCATCGTCACCATCTTACCTCTTCCGTGCTCGGCAGAGGAACTCTGATAGCCAGACAACGGCTCCGAATTGGCCCAATGActttggaggtggaggtggagcagaGGATGAGGCGGCAGGTGGACATGTATTTTTCCATTGTCCGGCGCAAAGCATGCTGGGCGTCCTTCGTGAGTCTGTCCACCTCTGTTAGCAACACCACTGAGAACAAGTGCACCAATTAGTACCAAAAGAGTGACAGTGTGATATTACGGCTCCACAGAGCCCGAGGGTGGGATCAGGGAAAGCTAGCTGTGTCTTTCCTACCTTTGAAATCTCTCTGGGTGCTTGACTGGATCTGCTGAGACTGAGCCACAGTTTTAATCAGCTCTTGAATCACTACACGGTCCTGGTTTCCTGCATCACTGTACAACACGGAAAGGAAATACTTCTTAGGTCTGATTATGCAGTAGTTGTTGTCAAATgtagtaaaaagtacaataattCTCTGAACATACATAAGTTCAAAGTAGTGCAAGTAAGCTTATTTTTGCATTTCTATGGTACCTCGGATTGACTTCCAAGTGATAGTTGCTGGCTATTGTGTTGATCTCAATTTTCTTCTTTGAAGGAGCCTGCAGTCAAAAAACCCACAAGACAGTAATGCAACTAAACCTTCATGAGAAAACTGAATTGAGAGTCATGTACAGCGAGTGCAGAGACACTGCATGAGTTGTGTACTGTAAGGGGGGGTGTTCAGTGACCgtatttcattatttccccTCTCACCACTATGGTCTGGTGCTCTATGCGAAGCTTCTCCACACCAGCTCCATACAGTTCCCTCAGCAGACACATGATGCGGGTCTTCTTTCCTGCGCCTGACGGTCCGTACACCAGCAGGTGTGGGAAGTCACCACACTGAACCTGAAACAGACATTTACAAAGAGGTTTGCTTAGATATTATACTTataacattaaaacatgagTCCTCCAAACTCTGTATGTAAAAGTCTGGCCACCCATGGACACTGCTTAGCTCGGTGCcaattacatttacatgcaaatgacagattttaacttttaacttctCAAAGACAGCTCAGCACAAGAAATGATTTCTGAATTAAACCTGTTGGTTTCGGCCTGTGAAGCTATGATGCTAGCGCTCGCCTGAATTCACggtgcacacacagcacaacacttCGTTTCTCTCCTCACCAGGTTTTTCAGCTGAGCCGCCTGCTCTTTGTGGTAGTCGAGCTTCCCGAGGGAAGTCGGTCGATATTTGTCCACCCACAAACTCATCGTGTTGTGAATTTAGCCACCGTAATCGTCCGTGTTGACAGCAGAGAGCCCGTCGCGAGCTGCTACTCTCCCGCGAAATATTATTCAGGCACAAATCGCGCCGCTGTTTGCTTCCGAGCTACGGAGAGTAGAAGGGGTCAAAACGGCTGAAGGCGATTGGTAAATACACGAACTTGTCAGCGCTGGGCAAAGATTTTTGTAATTAAGCTTGTCAGAGTATTCCAAAATACCCTTAATTGTTTGGTAAATAAAAAGACTGATATTACTGAAACAATCGATCAACTGTTACAGATTAACTGCGGTCGAATGACTTTACTCTAAACTGTTTGCTCAGTgctgtatatgtatttatacattACACAAACAGATGATAAGAATAAAGGCTAAGGAGCAGGCTGATCTGGCAGGATCCTATATGGAACTGGAAGGATAACATCTTTTCTTTATTGCCTCAGATTTGCTGGTGTTTACACTGAAGACACTGAGGCTGCAACGAAACCGTCTGATGCCACCAAGGAATGTGAGACAGTTAATCCCatgcaacagaaacaaaagctcACAATGTCACCGGGCTGTCAAGGTATGAACTGGTGGTGGtaaatctgctgctttttgtaCAGGGGTCTTATTAAATACCTTTATTCTACTGTCCCCATCTGGTCAACATATTTGATTATCCAACAATCTGATTTGGGCAAATATACAATTATTTGGTTcagtcattatttatttatttatttatttattgtcatttcaGCTTTTCTGTCCTGCAGTGATAGAGTTGTAAAGTAAATTTTTCTTTCCTTATCTGCCAACACGCACATGAATTTGTTTGTTGTCAAAATGAGATTGTCTTTCATATTTCTCATAGTATCTACAGTACACATTGCCAAGATAACACAGATTACATAATTCACTGTGGATGTatgactgtgtttttctgcagctaGTCTTCCTAAATCTTTAATGTGCTTTCTCTCTGatttgaagattaaaaaaagactcAAGCTGTTATAGATGCTTAttatcttcctctttcttttctataactgttttgctgtgtgttttctgtatctACCTGTCGAATCCCACcttgttttccttcctctcctttttctttgcCCTGCTTTTCTTCAACCTGGCCCAGGTAACTATACCTCTCCATGACAGGAATGTTATATATGGAGGAGCGTGTCTCAGCGGGTTGGCGTTGCTTGTATTGAAATTTTTGAGTTAAATTATTATGCATCCATCATCACAGTACAGTCGGCCAGTGTAACGTGTGAAGAGGTCGAGGGGTGGTGGGTGAAGTTTATTTCTAGATACATTACATtaggaaaaaagttttgaaaaagttTGTGGGTGAAGAGACATCACAGAAAGAAATTCATATTAGAAACTTATATTCTTAACTCTTATTACACTGCCACCTTGACCAGATCTCTTTTCGCCCAAGACCTTGCAGGTCAAGCATGCCTCAACAAGCAGAATCATCCTCAAAGTTAACGTACAAATAACAGGTCTTTAGTTCTGACCAAAGGCTTTCCCTCCAAAACATGAAATTCAATGTTTGCTGGCAAACGTGAGGAATTCCACAGTCTGTCGACATCTTTTAAAGGACCATAAGTCCTTTCGTGTCGATTAAAGCTCACAAACAGCTTTGCTGTAGTTAGAAAACCCATGAAATGAGAGAGATTTAAGAAGGATAAGAACATGTTTGAAGCATTACCTCATGTGTTGTCAAGGAATGTgcttctgaggtgaaaaatctTTTGCCTTGAGCCATATTATACAGCAAAGAGCGAAAAGGAGGTATGGGGAGGGCGCTCAGCGCGCCACAGACCCCAGGCCTTTTAATCAAAGTCTGTTTGCCTAAGACTAACATATACGTGCAGTTATTTAATGTTGATCAATTCCACAACAGAACTTATTTCCTTTGCTTTGAGCacataatttgtatttttttctctcttacacaTGCTTGAATTCTTATGAACATTAACAGTCACtccatgcacatgcacacacacacacacacacacacacacacacacacacacacacacacacacacacacagttgcacaaATAGTACAAACACCTGCCTGTGGAGCTCCCCGTCTTCTCGCTGAGGTAATGTAGGAGGGAAAAGCATTCCTCagccctttctttttctctcctcccctcacaGCATTTCACATCTTTTCAGACATATAGTCACTCTTTCTGTATTATCTGTGTCATGCAGCGTACAAGCGCTGAGTTGCCTCGACTGGATACTTGTGTTACCTCCCGGTTCTTCAGACTGCTGCGTTGGATGACACAACTTCTGTACAAAAAAATCTGGTATGTTGAAATATGAATTATGTGTTTCTTTAAAGCTTCCTATAGTTCCCAGGATATTTTTGCCAAGAAACTGGTCAaagttaaaaatgtgtattgTTGAATATTTTTTGGCATTAACTGAGAAGAAGTTATTAAGTTACTGTACAGTAATACGTTTCACAGAACAGCAGACACATGGCCTGGGAACAAATGACTCTTTGTTAGCAAGTGTTCTATGAAACACTTGTAGGAAAGGACTTGTGTgttttacatacatacacatgagTTTTAGTGTGATAGGGTTTCAGGATTTTATCCTAATTTTAAGACCCACCACTGCATGttggaaagacaaagacaacatGTGAGGCAAGGGAAGGGTGTGTTGTTGGCTGCAGCCAAAAATATCCACCAggaaaaaacaatgtgtttgaaATGCATTTCGTCgtcgtcaaaaaaaaaaaagaaagtcagacaGCTGCATGCAGAGTGGTGCGCTGTGGGGTTGTTATGAAGACGGAGTTTGTTGACTTTGGCAAAGTTTCAGAGTTTagaaataaagggaaaaaaaatcacattgttTAAAATAATGTTATCATGTACAATAAATTTACGATGTGAAACGTAAATAAAATAGCTCATTCGGTATAatgagctgatttttttttttaaaccttacaGTATCTGATGCCAGTAGAGTTTGAATCCTGCAGTAGATTGTTAAACTGGAGTACAGAGCCATGTCTCACGGCCCAAACAAATATGATTGATTGGCCATGATTGAATGGACCAATAAATCTGTCTAAGCAGCAATTTCATCCTTCTTAAGCAACTTAAATCCAGACATGTAAATCCACTCAGAGAAATAAATGACACTGGATTATACATGCAAATATTCTTTAGTGTGCATGTTTGAACACAAAtcaatttttttctctctttttctctccagctcATGTGTCAAGGCCAAGGTGTAAAATATCATCCACTCATAGCTTAATTTAGCAGCTTTACCTGATCTGTCCATTCATCACTCTCTGTCTGAATGAGGCAACATTGTGCTCACCAGAAAAGAACTTACAGTTGAGGACCGGTTCCCTAGTAATGCATGAAGGTCCAGTAGCTGCATTGCCTGTTCAGCAGCAGCCTAACAGGTATATTTACCCCGAGGCTGTGGGTGTCCCTCTGGATGACCTGCAAGGTCAAGATCCCCTCCTGACTCAAAGCTCCAACAGCCAACTGAGAGCCATGTCTGAACCTGTCCCTCTTCTAAGCTGTGCAGCCAGTCACACTCAAAGATGGAAGGAGCCGCAGAGGGACAGCGGCTCCTCTTGTGATACAACCAAGCCTGACTTACAGCAGAATGGACGCTGTGGAAGCAGCCAGAGTTTAGACAGCGCCCCTGGAACAGGTCAGGACATGGAGGCGTCAGACCTGGAGTACAGTGCTGATGTTCACAGTAATTCTCAGATGGAAGCACACTGTGGAACCACAGTGCCTCAGCAACAAGAAGGGAGCCCCACAGAGACCTCCTCTCCTGATGAGCCGCTTTCTGTCTTGTCACCAGCTCAGGATAAAAGTAGCTGTGACCATCTGCCAGCATCTGTGAACACGTCAGAGGACTGTTCAGTGGACCTGCTCAGAATAATAAAGCACCATCCGAGCGCCATTGTGTTCTGCGATTATGATTGTAGCGCTGACAACCAGGTGATCTTTGCCAATGGGAGCTCTGATGTTGGGGAGTCCTCCTCATCCCACACTGAAGAAGGAGAGGGTGacaatgatgaggatgatgatttTCCTGAAACATTACAATATAAGGAATTCCTGATCAGTCGTCGCCGTAGAAACTTgagcaggaacaggaagtgcTTGAGGAAGAGACAGGATGCCCAGCCTAACAGCACTGCATCTGGCTGGCAAAAGCCCACCAACAAGGGCAAACCCGAGTTCACAGGTagccaggaggaagaggagaacaaTGGAAAACAggtaagaaaaacaagacaggaGCAGCGTgataacaaagacaaagaagtcTTATTCACTGGGTAGAACTGCCAGAGAACGCATTTCAGAGACTGCATGCCTGTGTTACACTGCACTGCAGATATTTTTTACTTATATTACttattattttatactttttcaCAGTcagatatttgttttttcaCGGCAGGAAAAGCTCAGGTTTCATTAACAATGTTAACAATTCAAGTTTCTCAGAAAGCGCTGAACAGTGTCAGCATGCGCATTATCATTAACTTTATTATTTGCACCTGTGCTCTTCCAACTCCCACATGCCAAAATGCCTTCAGTGTAAAAGCCAATATTGTGAACCCTACTTGcaccaccagagggcagcagtgtCTAATTGTTTCAGGTGGTTCGGCATGAGTTTCttatgaaatatatatttttctttctgccatCTCGGTGGCAGCAGAGAGTCACACTCAATCACAGCTCTAACAACTTTGTTAAAGTGTTTTTACCTGACTTATCAGGATGTATTTCCTTTTTCGGGCTTGGACAAAGATGCAAAGattcagaaacacagacatgtggTCACAATGTCCCTGGTTCTAGACAGGCATCTTTGTTATAATTATCctgttctcactttctcttcatGTTTCCAATATGTCTCTACTGTTGATTGTCAATAAAGGCAAAAACTAAATGAATAAGATGGTCTGTTAGTCTAATGCAGTTGCAGGAGCTGTAATCTGGTGAGGAGATACCCATTTGTTTCTTAATATCCTACTAAATGTGGATTTCTTCACTATAAGAGATTTGAGTTTttgaagtgaaagagaaaactgtgtttatatgttgaaaaaaagggggaacttgaataaagagaaatattttGGCAGGTATACCGACAATCATGAATTCCTCTCGTTTTTCTCCTAGCCTGTGCTGGCATCTCCACCTCCCAGAATGCACTTTACCAGCAGGCATCCTTTAGTGTGAGTGTGCCCCTGACCGTGTTCTCACACCTGTCAGAGCAGCCCTCGGCCGCTGGCACGTTCCCATCACGGCCCTCTGGCACACTGCGCACTGTTCTCCCCTCTTGGCCTGAAATGAAAGGATCTGTTCTCCCCGCGCTCCTTTTGTGATGTCGTTCTCAGAGTTTGACCAAGTAGCTTTTAAAGTCACTTATCGACAGGCTTAGGCCAGTGCTCATTTGAATACCTGTTAAGTCAAAGAGGCCCCATTGTGCTTCCACATTCTTGGAATATCTTGGCTCAGGCAGTTTCGTCACACTCCTCAGTGTGGGCAACAACTTTGCCAAATGAAATAATTTGTGGAATTTAGAGTAAAGGACAAGTtattaaactgcatttaaagTGAAATGAGGCTGAAACGGAGTTGCTGTAATATTCAAGTCCAATCTCATGACAGTTTTTCTGTGAGTTCTTTGACtcatataattataattaagcCTTGGTCTCTGGGCACTCGGGCACATAACTGTCTTCTTTCTTGCTTGAGTACATAATACTATGATTGATGACCCTTTTGGACTTGGTCTTCAACGTGTCTTGAGCTGGGCTCAAATGGCACTGGCAATGGCTCTGCTTGCAAGATAACAGTGAGGTGCATCAGatagaaaaatattaaactCAAAATACATAATAGATTATTTCACCCGGATTTAACTGAAGGAAAAACTCTGTAATGAATTGATGGTAAATTTACTTTtaagtgtttcctctcttctaATTATGTAGTTTCACTTCACACTGATAGACTAAGTATACACTTCTTTAGATATTTATACTGAGGTGGATCAAGAAAATCTGTGCCCCAGCTTGACAAAGACAGTTCAGACAAGTAATGAAATGGTCTTGTAGCAGAGGTACAGTGATGCATTAAGCACTCTCTCCTCTGTAAATACTTTAGACAGAAGCATATTAACATTTCATGAACTTTGAGAGCACTGTGCTGTGAAAAGGCAgcgtgtgtaaatgtgtgtctgtgcgtatgGAGTGGTATGCGTTTGAGTTCACATTAGCACACTTCCGTGCCActctatgtgtgtgcgtgtgttcatgtttgcagACACTCGTGCCACTGAAAAGCTTCCACTCCCCGTGTTCTCCCCTTGCCCTGGCTCTGTCCCCCATAGTGAGGGTAAAAATAGCACCCTGGTGCACATAGACAGCCttctgtgttcctgtgtgtaggAATCTGGAGATGTGGGGGCtgtaacacacaggaaatggctTTACTGCCAAAGCCGTTACTGCAGATATTTTTTAAACTGGTCAACATGATGGGTTTGGGAATAGGAGTGGACAgaagggtgtgtttgtgtgtgtgagtgggtgggtgagggcatgcttgtgtgtatgcatgtatgtttgtgtgtgtgtgtgtgagtgagggggctgtttttggactTCAAGCTCCTCAAAGGGGCCCTATGTGCTGCTATCAGCCTCTGGGACTCTGGGATTGGCAGCAGAGCTTAGAAACAAAGCAGTTTGTTCATTTCCTGGAAGGCGAGTGAACAAGTATCTCAGTCAGAGTCCACAACCAATGGGTGAAGAGCGAAAGAGAGGGAAAGCGAGGGTGTAGGTATGTTCATAGCTACAACATGCACAGATACAACACATTTACATGACATGATTTGGGTTTGTTGCTGTCTTGACATCTAGCGAAAGGCAGCTTATTCCTCACTAGCTATCtttatctatatatttttttctcttctgtcatCCTTGCTCCACAAAAACCTCACTGAGAAGGTGTCAGCTCCTCCACAGTGCAGGGTACAGTGTGTACCCCTGGGCAGGCTGAAAAAAGCACAATGTTCATCCGCATGGACTCTTGGAGGCAATGAAGGGTGGAGTAGgtggatgaggaagaggagtgtATGTGGAGTTAGGTTCAGCAAATCTCTCTGAGGCAAACATACATGAAAGACCTCATTGCAAGGTTGACCCCAGAGTTTATTTACCTGCGTCTATGTCTTTTGACCCGTATGCTCAGACTGCTGCATGTGACTCCATGATCCTGCTGATGAACAAGTTGGATCAGCTCAGTGAGG
This genomic stretch from Toxotes jaculatrix isolate fToxJac2 chromosome 12, fToxJac2.pri, whole genome shotgun sequence harbors:
- the rfc3 gene encoding replication factor C subunit 3; protein product: MSLWVDKYRPTSLGKLDYHKEQAAQLKNLVQCGDFPHLLVYGPSGAGKKTRIMCLLRELYGAGVEKLRIEHQTIVAPSKKKIEINTIASNYHLEVNPSDAGNQDRVVIQELIKTVAQSQQIQSSTQRDFKVVLLTEVDRLTKDAQHALRRTMEKYMSTCRLILCSTSTSKVIGPIRSRCLAIRVPLPSTEEVCTVLTSVCKKEGLLLPPELAKRISEKSGRNLRKALLMCEACRVQQYPFSADQEVPETDWEVYLRETANAIVSQQTPQRLLEVRARLYELLTHCIPPEIIMKGLVTELLNNCDGQLKTEVAHMAAYYEHRLQLGSKAIYHLEAFVAKFMAIYKKFMEDGLDAMMF